From a single Micromonospora sp. WMMD1102 genomic region:
- a CDS encoding VOC family protein — protein MTVNSPPPPQVWPTLRARDARGLIRFLVDAFGFEEVMVSADGDLVHHAQLRWPPGGGIMLGSVRDDPADPWPVQPGSFGAYAVTDELAELYGRAVAAGAEVVRELRKTDYGTQEFLVRDPEGNRWSFGTYRGEPVPS, from the coding sequence ATGACAGTCAACTCGCCGCCTCCGCCGCAGGTCTGGCCCACGCTGAGAGCCCGCGACGCCCGGGGGCTGATCCGGTTCCTGGTCGACGCGTTCGGTTTCGAGGAGGTGATGGTCAGCGCCGACGGCGACCTGGTGCACCATGCCCAGCTCCGCTGGCCGCCCGGCGGCGGCATCATGCTCGGCTCGGTACGGGACGACCCGGCCGACCCGTGGCCGGTGCAGCCGGGCAGCTTCGGAGCGTACGCCGTCACCGACGAGCTGGCCGAACTCTATGGCCGGGCGGTCGCCGCCGGTGCCGAGGTGGTGCGGGAGCTGCGGAAGACCGACTACGGCACGCAGGAGTTCCTGGTCCGTGACCCGGAGGGCAACCGCTGGTCGTTCGGCACCTACCGGGGCGAGCCGGTCCCCTCCTGA
- a CDS encoding nuclear transport factor 2 family protein: MTINTNHSSVVVPVDSRPMLWQNWIALRNGDRSLVEEILAPTVLAHLPVPGGSPERVRGRQALVAWVSGRHANCPDARLAVEVGPIIGPDLIAGRWQLVRAGDDPETPCPHRIIVACSGVDILRVAGDRIVEYWSHDDSVRLDHCLTYSAA; the protein is encoded by the coding sequence ATGACCATCAACACCAACCACAGCTCGGTCGTGGTCCCGGTCGACTCCCGGCCGATGCTCTGGCAGAACTGGATCGCGCTGCGCAACGGCGACCGGTCGCTCGTCGAGGAGATCCTCGCGCCCACGGTGCTGGCCCACCTGCCGGTGCCCGGTGGTTCGCCGGAGCGGGTCCGGGGCCGGCAGGCGCTTGTCGCCTGGGTCTCCGGCCGGCACGCCAACTGTCCGGACGCGCGGCTCGCCGTCGAGGTCGGGCCGATCATCGGGCCGGACCTGATCGCCGGCCGGTGGCAGCTCGTCCGGGCCGGCGACGACCCGGAGACGCCTTGTCCACATCGGATCATCGTGGCCTGTTCCGGGGTCGACATCCTGCGGGTGGCCGGCGACCGGATCGTCGAGTACTGGAGCCACGACGACAGCGTCCGTCTGGACCACTGCCTCACCTACAGCGCGGCGTAA
- a CDS encoding YafY family protein: MNRTDRLYALVEELRAVAPRPRSARWLADRFEVDARTIRRDIGALQESGVPIYPELGRGGGYVLDRAYTLPPVNITPREAVVAAVALETMADTPFLDAARSVLHKILAVMPPSGVEAVAELAGRIRLAALEPEPAAAPPARQVLRTAGEALLSRTVLAIEYVDRNGATSHRLIEPVELLGAGRLWYLVGWCRLRQEVRGFRLDRVRRAAPTNETAPPRPVEPAWRAGVDLPATRLRLPGRADSPRKADRMLS, from the coding sequence GCGCACGGTGGCTCGCCGACCGATTCGAGGTCGACGCGCGCACGATCAGGCGGGACATCGGCGCCCTACAGGAGTCCGGCGTGCCCATCTATCCCGAGCTGGGCCGGGGCGGCGGCTACGTGCTGGACCGGGCCTACACGCTGCCGCCGGTGAACATCACCCCGCGCGAGGCGGTCGTCGCCGCCGTGGCGCTGGAGACGATGGCCGACACCCCGTTCCTCGACGCGGCACGCTCGGTGCTGCACAAGATCCTCGCGGTGATGCCGCCGTCCGGAGTGGAGGCGGTGGCCGAGCTGGCCGGCCGGATCCGGCTGGCGGCGCTGGAGCCGGAGCCGGCGGCGGCACCACCGGCCCGGCAGGTGCTCCGGACCGCCGGTGAGGCGCTGCTCAGCCGCACCGTGCTGGCGATCGAGTACGTCGACCGCAACGGCGCCACCTCGCACCGGCTGATCGAGCCGGTGGAGCTGCTCGGTGCCGGCCGGCTCTGGTATCTGGTCGGCTGGTGCCGGCTCCGGCAGGAGGTGCGCGGCTTCCGGCTGGACCGGGTGCGCCGGGCGGCGCCGACCAACGAGACCGCGCCGCCCCGGCCGGTCGAGCCGGCCTGGCGGGCCGGTGTGGACCTGCCGGCGACCCGGCTGCGGCTGCCCGGACGAGCGGATTCGCCGAGAAAAGCGGACAGGATGCTGTCCTGA